CCATCTCAAATCCATATCAGGATCAACACAACCCTTCCTAAACGTGACTTCTGCCCAACTCTACCATTATTTTTCACATGCATTTAACAAACCCAAAATTACCTCTATTAAATATTCCAtttatattattacaatattctttcacataaattttgtttaatgcAAGAAGCTGAATGaaacttcattttcaaaacctTCCTAACTtcactgtttttcttttttctttatttggcGGAAGCATAAAGATATAATATCGCATCCTACAGGAAACGATGAAAGTGTGCGATTCGCGTAAAGAAATTGATGCAAGATGTTTTGACATGTCACAGCATGGCGTGTATAAATTAAGACAAAGTTGAAACTTTTACAAGTTGTGGAAGATGGATGAAGTAGCCCAGAATCGATTCCTCCCAGCTCATTCAAATTCTGTGTTTCTGCTTTCAAATGCCGTTTTCAGATTTTCAGGCTTTACAGATATGTACCATTCTcatcaaaaataattaacactgTTTTATCCTCTTTTTGTGCCAGACATGTTTGTTCTCTCATGCATTACTCTTTCTTTCTAGAACGTTGTTGCAGGGGCTTCAATTAGCTCTTCACTTTCCTTGGCTTTCATTTTAACACCTCTATTTTATAATCAAGCTTCACACTTATCTCTTAAAACAAGTATATAGTTTGGGTGTggcttttaaaaaatgtttacataTAGCAAGAACAAAAATGTAATTACATATTCCATATTAATTTAGACTTCAGGCACACAAAAATTAACAGAGAATTTCGACTCGTTTTGCAAGCAGAAACATGACTAAAACTAAAACCTGGATCAGTGAGATAGGAttaattattagaaataaaacttaaattgtGATCAGAATAACAAGTCATGGATGCACCATGAAATAATTGCAACTCAGGATTCTCTTATCAAAAGATTATTTTTGTCTCGCACTTTATTCTTCTTTGCTggatatactttatttttaatttcttaattgtggaattgaattttttataattaaaatttgtaaacaaaACTATTTCCATCCAGTCAAGAATAAtttggtttatttatttttttacttaaaaactactttaaataaaaaatttaaaacaaagtgTAAATTATGGGTTGaacgttttattttttttaagataaaaaaatattctaattatCAACTTATATCTTTTAATCGATACAAAATGGAAAATAGATGAAAAGGGAAACTATGAGAagaatacttaattaatttttctcaaaaataaaagacaaattaTGGCtcaaaatatctttattttatgtataaaaacgTTTATTACACcaaaatatgtaaattataataattattgtgtataaattattattctatCACTGTTGCAAATATACACAATTTATATcaaggaaatttttttttttaatattctcattatgttttctaaatttatcttttaaagaattttttttttaaatctatactactaTATAtgtgtaaacatttttttattatttaaataattttaaaaaaaattaattaaaataattattttgtcaattttattgtttaaataattatttttataaatataataataataattttatttattttttgtcataaaaataaaaataaaccgTGCATTTAATCTtgagttataaaaaaaagtagatcAAAATTTGATGATCTATATCAAATACTGTTTCGAACTTTTTTGAGAATCAGCGTTCATTAGGTTTATTTCCTGTTATGTTGTATTTCCTGTTTCGAACTTGTCTTGTTTAACTTGTTCCTGATATATTATTTCATCAACTTTTTagctataaatattttttaatttaatttagaatataattttatgcaaacaaacataataaactATACgtatatatttagaaatataataaatatattaattctaaatttcactgtgactataatttattataatggGATAGTTATTGCAAAACAACAATAAttgtaacatataataaaataaattaaataaataaagatttgaggTCATTTATGTTGTAGATTTAACTCTAGATTGAGAACTTGTGAATAAATATTAAGTAAGATGAAATagttttgtatatttttgtaatcataCTGAAACTTGTTTATTTCGAGTAATcactataaaaattattcagAATAAATAGTAAGATGAATTAGTTTGGTATATTTTTCTAATCATATTGAAACTTATTATTTCGAGTAGTCactgaaaattatttaaagatttaaaaaataaaagcataaataatatatatatataatttaattagtttatatatttattttgttttataatatctatttttcttttttttatcttttatatgaAATGAGATGttagaacaaatttaataaataagaatgtcaaACTGTCCAATTTTGTTTATTGTAgtcattttatcaatattttctaGTACAAACATGAATATAAACATAATTGTAAATTTTGTCATGTTccctaaattataatttctaacatttttctcatatataaaaacactaattataCTTGAAGGAgttattaacattttattttttctgaaaaagtATACTATTCTAATTATCAAACAGATATAACTTTCTTCTcaccgaaaaaaaaaatccatttgtAAAGATTAGAAGTTTTTTGACAGAAATAGTTGGAAATGAAGTGAAAGCAAAGAAGAGCATGATGGCGGTGAGTGACGGTAACGCGGAAAGGAGTGAAGAGGTttagaaattgacacgtggctgTGAATCttgaaagagaagagaaagaaatagTAAATTAGCTGTGACAATGTCCATGTGAACTTTAAACCCATGTCTCCTCCCTTCATCACATATACAATCTCACTCACCTTTCTTctactcaaatatttttttcttcaattattcacatttataaatctttaagttttattattcattataaaaGAATCAATATATATCACAAcataagtttaattaaattaagaaggcttaattaaatattaacctCATCATaaagttatttcttttttttttagtttattaagctttaaaataaaattttgttaattaaagTTGTTTTATTACTtaacttcttctcttcttttttttaactgaATGAggtagttattatttatttatttattttcttaaatataaaacaacaaaaaattacttattattttacattaatccaataacaaattaaattctaTAAAACAAAAGGTgattgaaaaattttatatttgaagtaAATGTacttaaatttctttttggttacactctttaaatatataatttcttatttaacttttaaattgtgtgttttaaaaAGTGACCCATAAAAAAGGTTGAATtcattttttagaaataaaatatacgTATTAGAGTGCCTTGATAAAACATATTATTGGccttttttcatataaaataactaataagtttaattatagaGTACTTGGGGTATAAAGATTATATGCATGTTTTTTTGTTACAAATTACCAAGTGGTAAGTTTATTGCTTTTAAAATAACAGCTATTGTAACATTTAacttaagttatatttttttcacatataaacaaaaaaataatccCTCATGAATTCAATAAATGTGAAAATTAGGTGAACTTAGTACAAGTAAATTTTAATTCGGTGCTACTGTTTTCAAAATAcgaccattttaaaatttagacaTAATTGTCAATAAACATAATTTGAGAGTAATTTAGAAAAAGTGGCCCCGTATTGTATGAAAACAATAATGTTaactaaatttaacaattagtcttaattaatgtgaaaatagttatttttgtttagaatTAAGTTTACAAGTAGGACATAGCATTTTAGCAACTGCTTGAACGGTGAagcataaaaaacataaaataagtattgttatgttaaaaataaggTTGTATTAGTATTAGTGTGTAAATTATGCAGACAAAGTAGGAATCAAAAAATTTCAGTGAAAATCTATCTTAGGAAGGAGAGAATTTACTCAAATTTGGTTTGCGGCCTTGGAGAAAGACAAAACCAATGAAAAAGTCAAACTCAAAGCAATAATTGCGCATCCACCATGAACCACTGCATCTCCCATTTGAACTAACACCATCATAATATTACAAACTATATTACAAATCAACAAATAACAACATCAACTTTTTCATACCGCAAGAGAttggaagggggagaagaacgAAAACAAACTACACAAAAGTAATATCTTTTTCTTGGATctcaaaaaaataacatttcttATGTTCATCCTCCATTCTTCTGTTACACAGTTCTCTTTGTTTATCATATCTTATTCCAAATGTTGTTTTGTAGCTTGTTGCAGGATATAACATGGATCATATCCGGTCATATTCATCACCGCATTTTCTTTCTTCGGCAAGTAACTTCGCTGGACAGCCAGAAGAAGAACGCGGGTTGGAAGGTAATTTCTTCCATGGGTTACACCctttatttttccttcattttttcatttttggatcCAAAATGGCATGTCCTATCATCTTagaatgttaaaataaaatggacACAACAATTTCAATTGATTAATCATTCCACAACATTAGGTTAGACATGTTTGTGAATAAAAATGATGATCCTTATTTAATGTTCCATTTTCTGTTATAGGCCTTGCCACGCGTGTGAAGTTGTTACTGAAGCTAATTCAAGATCATAATGGGTCTGGCACAAAAGAACACGTTGAGCGAAAGGACCAAAGGGTGAATGGAATGATGCTTATCCTGGATGAGGTTAGGAACAAGGTTCAAACGATTCAATCTACAAACAAGAGAAGAGCTGAACTCAGGAGATGTAAAACTGACCTTAGGACCGTTCCAACTTCTAAGGACAAAAAACATCCCCCTGATGTGCCTATAGATGAGAAAGAGAAGCTGAAGAGAGAGCTTAACGCAAGCTTGGTGGCAAGACAGAGCCTTCACGCACTGTGTTCGAGCTTGggaaaagaaaagcaaattaTGGCTTCTGAACTTGCAAGGAAGGCTCAAGAGTTGACAGAGTTGGAGGACCTCATTGGTGATCTAAAGGCACAGAATGACATGTTGATGGAGAAGTTGCATGAATGGAGCTCCGAACACAAGGAGAAGAAGAGTAATGTGGTGGAGATGGAATGCAACATAGTGCTAAGAGAGCGCAACAGGGTGCTTTCGGAGCAACTACAAAAGTCCATCGATGGTTATCGGTCTTTGAAGAGAAGAATAAGAGATCTTCAAGAGGAAAACAGGCAGATTCGTGACACGATGGAGCAAATGGATGAGGAAGTTGATGCAGGCATTAGCAGGCTAGGTAGCTTGATGGAAGAAAGGATGAAAACTAATAATGTAGGGaaaaatgagataaaagatGAACTTTTAGCTTTGGGGCAAGTGCTTCATTCTCTCAAGATGAAAATCTCAAAATATACACAGAAGAGAACTTGATGTGATATGCCAAAAGCCCAATATCTTAATTCATCGAGGCAATGAAGAGAATCATGATTTACAGGGGAAGAGAATGGATGTTGTATCAATATACATCACCCTTTTAAGCATGCTCTAGTTTATTTCTTGCCTGCCTCGTCTATTTTCATATCTAGAAAGCATGCTCTTAGAATATCAGCACAAAGAGATTAGGGAGCCTTTAACCAATCAGTTGAATGTAAAATATGTTTAAGATGAGAGTCAAGAAGAGGTCAAAGAAGATAATG
This portion of the Vigna unguiculata cultivar IT97K-499-35 chromosome 6, ASM411807v1, whole genome shotgun sequence genome encodes:
- the LOC114186859 gene encoding uncharacterized protein LOC114186859 gives rise to the protein MDHIRSYSSPHFLSSASNFAGQPEEERGLEGLATRVKLLLKLIQDHNGSGTKEHVERKDQRVNGMMLILDEVRNKVQTIQSTNKRRAELRRCKTDLRTVPTSKDKKHPPDVPIDEKEKLKRELNASLVARQSLHALCSSLGKEKQIMASELARKAQELTELEDLIGDLKAQNDMLMEKLHEWSSEHKEKKSNVVEMECNIVLRERNRVLSEQLQKSIDGYRSLKRRIRDLQEENRQIRDTMEQMDEEVDAGISRLGSLMEERMKTNNVGKNEIKDELLALGQVLHSLKMKISKYTQKRT